A window of the Quadrisphaera sp. DSM 44207 genome harbors these coding sequences:
- a CDS encoding 2-oxo acid dehydrogenase subunit E2 produces MTTTATPAGTTTPLKGIRRTAARRMVAAWEAPVFHLAVEVDMTTPVAVKGRAPGATVTDALLAACAGALREHPALNAHYADEAVTTFEQANLGIAVATPAGLVVPVVHGVEALDLAGIAAKRREVVERARTGALAMADVTGGTFTVSNLGMLGIDRFDAILNVPQVAILAVGSTRQRQVWNDGDPAWRPVAEMTLTCDHRAIDGATGAAFLTALRDRLESGR; encoded by the coding sequence ATGACCACCACCGCGACGCCCGCCGGCACCACGACCCCCCTGAAGGGGATCCGGCGCACCGCGGCCCGGCGCATGGTCGCCGCGTGGGAGGCCCCCGTCTTCCACCTCGCGGTCGAGGTCGACATGACCACGCCCGTGGCGGTCAAGGGCCGGGCGCCCGGCGCGACGGTCACGGACGCCCTGCTCGCCGCGTGCGCCGGCGCGCTCCGGGAGCACCCGGCGCTGAACGCCCACTACGCCGACGAGGCCGTGACCACCTTCGAGCAGGCCAACCTCGGCATCGCGGTGGCCACGCCCGCGGGCCTGGTGGTCCCGGTGGTCCACGGCGTCGAGGCGCTCGACCTGGCCGGGATCGCCGCGAAGCGGCGGGAGGTGGTCGAGCGCGCCCGCACCGGCGCGCTCGCCATGGCCGACGTCACCGGGGGGACCTTCACCGTCTCCAACCTCGGGATGCTGGGGATCGACCGGTTCGACGCCATCCTCAACGTGCCGCAGGTGGCCATCCTCGCCGTGGGCAGCACCCGCCAGCGGCAGGTGTGGAACGACGGCGACCCCGCCTGGCGACCCGTCGCGGAGATGACCCTCACCTGCGACCACCGGGCGATCGACGGCGCCACGGGAGCCGCCTTCCTCACCGCGCTGCGCGACCGGCTGGAGTCCGGTCGGTGA
- a CDS encoding class II fructose-bisphosphate aldolase, whose product MVWADPRRVVEQAKAGGYAVGGFNMHNEETTQALVRAAEQAGAPVFLQVGRAIVPHMGLRRAYELTRRVAEESDAEMVIHLDHGPWDEVFEAIRLGFGSIMYDGAHLPFEENIRTTKRIVEVAHDFGIPVEAELGKIPDADQEVDWASYYTDVAEAERFVAETGVDWLAVSVGIVHGVPLSEPQPLDIARIKEIKAVTGVPLVLHGASGVPDDEIRAATDAGVRKFNADTDLRHAFRSGIEAVWAQGDRQLEDAMAEGRSRMIEATVAKMRLYGCAGRAGSAVAA is encoded by the coding sequence GTGGTCTGGGCCGACCCGAGGAGGGTCGTCGAGCAGGCGAAGGCCGGCGGCTACGCCGTCGGCGGCTTCAACATGCACAACGAGGAGACCACCCAGGCCCTCGTGCGAGCCGCCGAGCAGGCCGGGGCGCCCGTGTTCCTGCAGGTCGGGCGCGCCATCGTGCCCCACATGGGCCTGCGCAGGGCGTACGAGCTGACCCGGCGGGTGGCGGAGGAGTCCGACGCCGAGATGGTCATCCACCTCGACCACGGCCCGTGGGACGAGGTCTTCGAGGCCATCCGGCTGGGCTTCGGGTCGATCATGTACGACGGCGCGCACCTGCCCTTCGAGGAGAACATCCGCACCACGAAGCGCATCGTCGAGGTCGCGCACGACTTCGGCATCCCCGTGGAGGCGGAGCTCGGGAAGATCCCCGACGCCGACCAGGAGGTGGACTGGGCGTCGTACTACACGGACGTCGCCGAGGCGGAGCGGTTCGTCGCCGAGACCGGCGTCGACTGGCTGGCCGTCTCGGTCGGCATCGTCCACGGCGTGCCCCTGTCCGAGCCGCAGCCGCTCGACATCGCGCGGATCAAGGAGATCAAGGCGGTCACCGGCGTCCCGCTGGTGCTGCACGGGGCCTCCGGCGTCCCCGACGACGAGATCCGCGCCGCCACCGACGCCGGGGTGCGCAAGTTCAACGCCGACACCGACCTCCGCCACGCCTTCCGCTCCGGGATCGAGGCCGTGTGGGCCCAGGGCGACCGGCAGCTGGAGGACGCGATGGCCGAGGGCCGCTCGCGCATGATCGAGGCGACGGTCGCCAAGATGCGCCTGTACGGGTGCGCCGGGCGCGCCGGGTCGGCGGTGGCCGCATGA
- a CDS encoding alpha-ketoacid dehydrogenase subunit beta has protein sequence MTVMSYLGAIGAAQREAMEADERVVIIGEDVEANVYGTTGGSGKSRAEKGDFLQMYGRDRIRNTPISEEGIVGVAIGAAMTGLRPIVDLSYSSFLYMAMDQFVNQAAKNRYMFGGQASIPVVFRSAMFYGLNTGAHHSDRPYPMFMNVPGLKIIAPACPSDAKGLLRTAIDTDDPVLTFEACLLWGTKEEVSEEEYRIPLGQARTVRQGSDITVVAVSSAVPEAVKAADALAEQGISVEVVDPRTLVPLDAEAVVRSVQRTGHLVVADPAHRTCGAAAEISAIVAEEAFESLRAPIVRVTTPDTQIPFSPALEKQLYPSRTSIADAVRRVLGERVQLPASPERADDELSTSAPR, from the coding sequence ATCGGGGAGGACGTCGAGGCCAACGTCTACGGCACCACCGGAGGGAGCGGGAAGTCCCGTGCCGAGAAGGGCGACTTCCTGCAGATGTACGGGCGCGACCGCATCCGCAACACCCCCATCTCCGAGGAGGGGATCGTCGGCGTGGCGATCGGCGCGGCCATGACCGGCCTGCGCCCGATCGTGGACCTGTCCTACTCCAGCTTCCTGTACATGGCCATGGACCAGTTCGTGAACCAGGCCGCCAAGAACCGGTACATGTTCGGGGGCCAGGCCTCGATCCCCGTGGTCTTCCGCTCCGCGATGTTCTACGGCCTGAACACCGGCGCCCACCACTCCGACCGGCCCTACCCGATGTTCATGAACGTGCCGGGCCTGAAGATCATCGCTCCGGCGTGCCCCAGCGACGCCAAGGGGCTGCTGCGCACGGCGATCGACACGGACGACCCGGTGCTGACCTTCGAGGCGTGCCTGCTCTGGGGCACCAAGGAGGAGGTGTCCGAGGAGGAGTACCGCATCCCCCTCGGACAGGCGCGCACCGTCCGCCAGGGGTCCGACATCACGGTCGTGGCCGTCTCCAGCGCCGTGCCGGAGGCGGTCAAGGCCGCCGACGCCCTGGCCGAGCAGGGGATCTCCGTGGAGGTCGTCGACCCCCGCACCCTCGTCCCCCTGGACGCCGAGGCGGTCGTGCGGTCGGTCCAGCGCACCGGTCACCTGGTCGTCGCCGACCCCGCCCACCGCACCTGCGGCGCGGCCGCGGAGATCTCCGCGATCGTCGCGGAGGAGGCGTTCGAGTCCCTGCGCGCGCCGATCGTGCGCGTGACGACCCCGGACACGCAGATCCCCTTCAGCCCGGCGCTGGAGAAGCAGCTCTACCCGAGCCGCACCTCCATCGCCGACGCGGTCCGCCGCGTGCTGGGGGAGCGGGTGCAGCTGCCGGCGTCCCCGGAGCGCGCGGACGACGAGCTCTCCACCAGCGCGCCGCGCTGA
- a CDS encoding biotin/lipoyl-containing protein has protein sequence MARVEVLLPQWGMGMSEGTISSWLKSVGDTVSEDEPLAEVEAEKVEETLEAPASGTLSEIVVPEGETVEVRTVVAVIETD, from the coding sequence ATGGCGAGGGTCGAGGTCCTGCTCCCGCAGTGGGGGATGGGCATGAGCGAGGGCACCATCAGCAGCTGGCTGAAGTCCGTGGGTGACACCGTCTCCGAGGACGAGCCCCTGGCGGAGGTCGAGGCCGAGAAGGTCGAGGAGACCCTCGAGGCCCCGGCCAGCGGCACGCTCTCGGAGATCGTCGTGCCCGAGGGCGAGACCGTCGAGGTCCGCACCGTCGTCGCCGTCATCGAGACCGACTGA